The region TGACCTTGCGCAACTCTCTGAAGAACGTGTCCCGGTGTCCCGTAATCACAACGTTCCCTTGCTGACCCGGCAGCGGGGTACCCGAAAGATGCCCGACAGCGCGTCGCAGGGTCTTTCCGTCGGTGCCTTCCATGATCATTGCCTCAAGACCGATTGTGCTGATCTCGATCTTCCCCACGGGGAAGCCCCTGGGAACAGGCTTGCCGGGGCTCGCGGACTTCACGCCGTTTGTTTCCTCCAGGGGAGCTGCAAGGGGCGACGGCGGAATATTCTTATCCCCGTCGGTGGAGATCCTCAAATCTTTCGATGCTTGCTCGAATCGCCACTTTTCGTGAGACTGATAAATCCTCGTGTCGATCATCACGTAGCCGACGTAAACCAACAGAAGAGTGCCGATGACAAGAAAGAGGTTTCGGCTCCAATGGAAGATCGAATGGCCTCGTCGACGAGAATTTGGCGCTCCGATTCTGGGGATCATGGTTTGTTGCTCAGTTTGGCTGGCGAGGATTCGGGTTTGTTGGGCGCATAATAACCGGGACGAGTTCGAACGATGAGGCGTCCACCCCCTGCCACGGCCTTCACCGTCACGGCCCGATAATTCCCATCTCGTTTTTCATTG is a window of Terriglobia bacterium DNA encoding:
- a CDS encoding class D sortase, coding for MIPRIGAPNSRRRGHSIFHWSRNLFLVIGTLLLVYVGYVMIDTRIYQSHEKWRFEQASKDLRISTDGDKNIPPSPLAAPLEETNGVKSASPGKPVPRGFPVGKIEISTIGLEAMIMEGTDGKTLRRAVGHLSGTPLPGQQGNVVITGHRDTFFRELRKVTKDDEITLTTLDGSFRYRVDFTAVVSSDNVSVLDDSEDAVLTLVTCYPFYYVGPAPKRFVVRAHRISS